Proteins from a genomic interval of Undibacterium parvum:
- a CDS encoding oxygen-binding di-iron domain-containing protein translates to MKKIQYLYEKGDHKWAVVTRDPDKPDYLIDTNEYLIIQGNKAILTDPGGSEIFPEVFSAINTEFDARSISALFASHQDPDVISSLGLWLDFNPDLKCYLSWLWGSFVPHFGGNASTFINLPDSGGEIPLGNLILQAIPAHYLHSSGNFNLYDAVAKMLFSGDIGAALLPPGEDALIVKNFDQHIRHARGFHQRWMGSNEAKLDWCQRVQSMQIDMLCPQHGAIYQGEDVARFINWFAELPVGSGIRRN, encoded by the coding sequence ATGAAGAAAATCCAATATCTGTACGAAAAAGGCGATCATAAATGGGCGGTAGTGACGCGCGATCCGGATAAACCAGACTACTTAATCGACACCAATGAATACCTGATTATTCAAGGGAATAAAGCGATCCTCACCGACCCCGGTGGCTCAGAGATTTTCCCGGAAGTATTCTCGGCCATCAATACAGAATTTGATGCGCGTAGTATTAGCGCCTTATTTGCCTCACATCAGGATCCTGATGTCATTTCTTCACTCGGTTTATGGCTAGATTTCAATCCTGATTTAAAGTGTTATCTGAGCTGGTTATGGGGATCTTTCGTGCCCCACTTTGGCGGCAATGCCAGTACCTTCATCAATTTGCCCGACAGCGGTGGCGAGATTCCACTAGGCAATCTTATCTTGCAAGCGATCCCAGCGCACTATTTGCATTCTTCAGGCAATTTCAATCTGTATGACGCTGTCGCCAAGATGCTGTTTTCGGGGGACATTGGTGCCGCTTTGCTGCCGCCCGGTGAAGACGCCCTGATCGTCAAAAATTTTGATCAGCATATCCGCCATGCGCGTGGCTTCCACCAACGCTGGATGGGCTCTAACGAAGCCAAACTCGATTGGTGCCAAAGAGTGCAGTCTATGCAGATCGATATGCTGTGCCCGCAACACGGCGCAATTTATCAAGGCGAAGACGTAGCGCGCTTTATCAATTGGTTCGCCGAGTTGCCGGTAGGCTCGGGCATACGCCGCAATTAA
- a CDS encoding adenosine deaminase, with amino-acid sequence MTSPLHTFIRGLPKAELHLHIEGSLEPELMFALAQRNGIALPYTSVEQIRAAYDFSDLQSFLDLYYAGAAVLLNEQDFYDLTMAYIQRAVADNVRHVELFFDPQTHTVRGVAMATVFGGIARALRQARQQYDFSGSMILCFLRHLSEADALATLAEALPLREAYQDLWNGIGLDSAEVGNPPEKFSRVFAQASQLGFRLVAHAGEEGPPAYIHSALADLKIERIDHGVRAEEDPALMAELIHSQMPLTVCPLSNLKLKVVQDMRQHNLARMLRAGVCVTINSDDPAYFGGYMNSNFIASADALDLSRDELIQLAKNSFCASFASAEQKQTWLEELAEYATRAATEV; translated from the coding sequence ATGACCTCTCCTTTGCACACATTTATACGTGGCCTACCCAAGGCCGAATTGCATTTGCACATAGAAGGTTCGCTAGAACCGGAACTGATGTTTGCCTTGGCTCAACGCAACGGCATCGCCTTACCCTATACCTCAGTAGAGCAAATACGCGCAGCCTATGATTTTAGCGATTTGCAATCCTTCCTCGATTTGTACTACGCCGGTGCGGCAGTACTGCTGAACGAGCAAGATTTTTATGATTTGACGATGGCGTATATACAGCGTGCAGTGGCCGATAATGTGCGGCATGTAGAATTATTTTTCGATCCACAGACCCACACCGTGCGCGGGGTGGCGATGGCAACGGTATTTGGCGGGATTGCGCGTGCCTTGCGCCAGGCGCGCCAGCAATATGATTTTTCTGGCAGCATGATATTGTGTTTTTTACGCCATCTGAGTGAAGCAGATGCCCTCGCCACTCTCGCCGAGGCACTGCCTTTACGCGAAGCATATCAAGATCTGTGGAATGGCATAGGCCTCGATTCTGCCGAGGTTGGCAATCCTCCTGAAAAATTTAGCCGGGTCTTTGCGCAAGCCTCTCAGCTAGGATTTCGTCTGGTGGCGCATGCCGGTGAAGAAGGTCCACCGGCTTACATCCATAGCGCGCTTGCAGATTTAAAAATCGAGCGTATCGATCACGGAGTAAGGGCCGAAGAAGACCCGGCTTTGATGGCTGAATTAATTCACAGCCAGATGCCGCTGACGGTCTGTCCTTTGTCGAATTTAAAGTTAAAAGTCGTACAGGATATGCGTCAGCATAACTTGGCCAGAATGCTGCGTGCGGGCGTCTGCGTCACCATCAACTCAGATGATCCGGCCTATTTTGGCGGTTATATGAATAGTAATTTCATCGCCAGCGCCGATGCCCTCGATCTGAGTCGTGACGAGTTAATCCAGTTGGCTAAAAATAGCTTTTGTGCCTCGTTTGCCAGTGCCGAACAAAAGCAGACATGGCTGGAAGAATTGGCCGAATATGCAACAAGGGCGGCCACTGAAGTTTAA
- a CDS encoding GTPase gives MAASLVTLVSGGSYADREAWIAAALTHEPPLLSMAAILEGLPDGQPLLTSNPLLALHRVAPGCMCCIGNLVMRVTLNRILRKPPVRLYLGLADNQHIKNLVYFLQQPPYNELIEFDQDIRLGS, from the coding sequence ATGGCAGCTAGTTTAGTAACACTAGTAAGCGGTGGCAGCTATGCAGACCGAGAAGCCTGGATAGCCGCCGCTCTTACGCATGAACCACCGCTACTGAGCATGGCAGCGATACTCGAAGGTCTGCCGGATGGTCAGCCATTGCTCACCTCTAATCCCCTGCTTGCTTTACACAGAGTTGCCCCCGGATGCATGTGTTGCATAGGCAATCTGGTGATGCGCGTGACGCTCAATCGTATTCTTAGAAAACCACCGGTACGCTTGTATCTGGGTCTGGCCGATAATCAGCATATAAAAAATTTAGTTTATTTTTTGCAGCAGCCTCCCTACAATGAATTAATCGAGTTCGATCAGGATATACGGCTAGGATCCTGA
- a CDS encoding GNAT family N-acetyltransferase, translated as MTEPAHTPSTLSYRLAVADDAAAIARLVNSAYRGDSSRQGWTTEADLLEGDRINADQVRELILADESLILLCQQNQQPELSGCVHLQKTENAAYLGMFVVKPTQQGSGIGKQFMREAETLAQHSWQVQTIWMTVITLRHELIAYYGRRGYQRTGQFKPFPSEISKEVMLVPDLHFEVLEKRL; from the coding sequence ATGACAGAGCCAGCGCACACCCCTTCCACCTTAAGTTACCGATTAGCCGTCGCCGATGATGCCGCCGCGATCGCGCGTCTGGTCAACAGCGCCTATCGGGGCGACTCTAGCCGTCAGGGCTGGACTACCGAAGCCGATTTATTAGAAGGCGATCGTATCAACGCCGATCAGGTACGTGAGCTGATACTGGCGGACGAATCCCTGATTTTGCTATGCCAGCAAAATCAGCAGCCAGAATTATCTGGCTGCGTGCATTTGCAAAAAACTGAAAACGCCGCGTATCTGGGCATGTTCGTGGTCAAGCCCACCCAACAAGGCAGCGGCATAGGCAAGCAATTCATGCGAGAGGCCGAGACGCTGGCGCAGCACAGCTGGCAGGTGCAGACCATCTGGATGACCGTGATCACGCTCAGGCATGAGTTAATCGCCTATTACGGACGGCGCGGCTACCAGCGTACCGGGCAATTTAAACCCTTCCCTAGCGAGATCAGCAAAGAAGTCATGCTGGTCCCCGATTTGCATTTTGAGGTGCTGGAAAAACGCCTGTAA
- a CDS encoding DUF4390 domain-containing protein, giving the protein MLRRLFTFFRQILLFASFAALTLIAMPHGLALANEVEVTTAKIESSEEGYRIVAAFSFELSHGLEDAITRGVPMYFTTEVEMTRPRWYWLDEKTIRSQQTVRIAYNLWTRQYTAAINGSLQQNFARLEDAMALVLRPRRWLVADKSALSSGANYNVAVRLKLDINQLPKPFLITSLNNSDWRLSSDWKRFTFKADDK; this is encoded by the coding sequence ATGCTCAGACGCCTCTTTACTTTTTTCCGTCAGATTTTGCTGTTTGCTTCATTTGCTGCGCTCACGCTCATCGCAATGCCGCATGGTCTTGCGCTGGCAAATGAAGTGGAAGTGACGACTGCGAAGATAGAATCGTCAGAAGAAGGTTATCGCATCGTGGCCGCCTTCTCCTTCGAGCTTAGTCATGGGCTCGAAGACGCCATCACGCGCGGTGTGCCTATGTATTTCACCACCGAAGTAGAAATGACCAGACCGCGCTGGTATTGGCTGGATGAAAAAACCATACGTTCACAGCAGACCGTCAGGATTGCCTATAATCTCTGGACCCGCCAATACACAGCAGCCATCAATGGTAGTCTGCAGCAAAATTTTGCACGCTTAGAAGACGCCATGGCCTTAGTGCTACGACCACGCCGGTGGTTGGTGGCGGACAAAAGCGCGCTCAGTTCCGGCGCCAATTACAATGTGGCGGTGCGTCTCAAGCTCGATATCAATCAACTGCCTAAGCCCTTTTTGATTACTTCATTAAACAATAGTGACTGGCGCCTGTCTTCGGACTGGAAGCGCTTTACCTTTAAGGCTGACGATAAGTGA
- a CDS encoding BTH_I0359 family protein, whose product MNLIYNSDQYSVVEYGADVDHEALRFGGYEITDKSVRREWFIGGSLAENFRKDVHDLIAGEPSIEEIDEFLGQFDLYMAQSVLLH is encoded by the coding sequence ATGAACCTTATTTACAATAGCGACCAATACAGCGTGGTCGAGTATGGTGCCGATGTCGATCACGAAGCCCTGCGCTTTGGCGGCTACGAGATCACCGATAAATCGGTGCGACGTGAATGGTTTATCGGCGGCTCTTTAGCGGAAAATTTTCGCAAAGATGTGCATGATTTGATCGCCGGCGAACCGAGTATAGAAGAGATAGACGAATTTTTAGGTCAGTTTGATCTGTATATGGCGCAATCGGTTTTGCTACACTAA
- a CDS encoding response regulator: MANILVVDDEMGIRELLSEILGDEGHVVQLAENAQQARAARLESRPDLVLLDIWMPDTDGVTLLKEWQRDGMLSMPVIMMSGHATIDTAVEATRIGALNFLEKPIALQKLLKAVQQGLSRGSEVARPAVASLPPASAEMLTNNAVTHAFSSNAAGFETRQFASSGVMAPASNNQFANLSFELPLREARDAFERIYFEYHLNREGGSMTRVAEKTGLERTHLYRKLKQLGVESVKYAKRGES, translated from the coding sequence ATGGCAAACATATTAGTTGTTGACGACGAAATGGGAATCCGAGAGCTACTTTCGGAGATATTGGGCGACGAGGGACACGTCGTACAATTGGCAGAAAATGCACAGCAGGCCCGTGCCGCGAGGTTGGAGTCGCGACCGGATCTGGTCTTGCTCGACATCTGGATGCCGGATACGGATGGCGTCACCTTACTCAAAGAATGGCAACGTGATGGTATGTTGAGCATGCCTGTGATTATGATGTCAGGCCATGCCACGATAGATACTGCGGTCGAAGCTACCCGCATCGGTGCCTTGAATTTTCTCGAGAAACCTATCGCCCTGCAAAAATTACTGAAAGCGGTACAGCAAGGTCTTAGCAGGGGCAGCGAAGTTGCTCGCCCTGCGGTCGCTAGTTTGCCGCCAGCGTCGGCAGAAATGTTGACGAATAACGCAGTGACGCATGCCTTTAGCAGCAATGCTGCAGGTTTCGAAACCCGCCAATTTGCCAGCTCAGGGGTAATGGCGCCAGCGAGCAATAATCAATTTGCCAATTTGTCGTTTGAATTACCACTGCGCGAAGCCAGAGATGCGTTTGAACGTATTTATTTTGAATATCATCTGAACCGTGAAGGTGGCAGCATGACCCGCGTGGCAGAAAAGACGGGTCTGGAACGCACCCATCTGTATCGCAAGCTAAAACAGTTAGGTGTAGAGTCGGTCAAGTACGCCAAACGCGGTGAATCATAA
- a CDS encoding sensor histidine kinase has protein sequence MTRFLRYALIVGGALMSILLFFLTSASENSARFAQYYGWLLAANAFVALALLGLVLALLWRLFSRYRTREFGSRLMTRLVLLFALVGILPGAVIYVVSVQFVSRSIESWFDVKVESALESGLNLGHSALEYTLADLENKARDMASQLSEPSETSMALRLSRLREQMQVEEASIVNGRGRLITSASANSSVLVPELPTPAMIRQAKVARVFAATEGNAELRAPDLKIPASNAGASRPVLAAEPANVLRSRVVVALQVSGMGLSLQNETIYLQLIHPVPVSLASHAEALRSAWGEYQVRSLGRGSLKTMYIFTLTLTLLLAIFAAITSAFLISGELARPLLLLAEGTKAVAEGNLSPRPIVTSSDELGSLTQSFNIMTRQLFDARASVEKNRNELENAKAYLESVLANMSAGVMVLDQSAKLVTCNESVERILQRSFETEIGKPLAEIDGMQTFAAAIDQAFSEQHAHSAAGGEDENQQHWQQQIEVPRPQAIKHDETHSGTISAVNNESDQRITLLARGSHLPVAAAIGYVVVFDDISSIISAQRSIAWGEVARRLAHEIKNPLTPIQLSAERLQMKLQGKLSESDILILNKSTSTIVNQVTSMKRMVDDFSDYSRTPPAVLNSLNLSALIDDVLHLYMEGDGRDAIHLHLAPELPNVMGDVTQLRQVIHNLLQNAQDAVADNAKSNQAAHIDVVTEIVRYTSADKTDRSAVRLSIIDNGPGFSSKILARAFEPYATSKPRGTGLGLAMVKKIIDEHGGRVDIQNRSDTNGAKISILLLKLAPDS, from the coding sequence GTGACCAGGTTTTTGCGGTATGCCTTAATTGTTGGCGGTGCTCTGATGAGCATCTTATTGTTCTTTTTAACCTCTGCATCAGAAAATTCAGCCCGGTTTGCCCAATATTATGGCTGGTTACTTGCTGCCAATGCCTTCGTGGCCCTCGCATTATTGGGTTTGGTGCTGGCTTTATTGTGGCGATTATTCAGCCGTTACCGTACCCGCGAATTTGGTTCGCGTCTGATGACGCGTCTGGTGCTGCTGTTCGCCTTAGTCGGCATCTTGCCAGGCGCGGTGATCTATGTGGTCTCGGTACAGTTTGTGTCACGCTCGATTGAATCCTGGTTTGATGTCAAAGTCGAGTCCGCTTTGGAATCTGGATTAAATCTTGGCCATAGCGCCTTGGAATACACGCTAGCTGATCTGGAAAATAAAGCCCGTGATATGGCCTCGCAATTATCCGAGCCATCCGAGACTTCGATGGCTTTGCGCTTATCGCGTCTGCGCGAGCAAATGCAAGTGGAAGAAGCCAGTATCGTGAATGGCCGCGGGCGTTTGATTACTTCCGCCAGTGCCAACTCCAGTGTCCTGGTGCCAGAATTACCGACGCCCGCCATGATACGTCAGGCCAAGGTGGCACGCGTGTTTGCCGCCACCGAAGGCAATGCCGAGCTACGTGCGCCCGATCTAAAAATCCCAGCAAGTAATGCCGGCGCCAGCCGGCCGGTCTTGGCGGCCGAACCGGCCAATGTTCTGCGTTCAAGGGTGGTGGTGGCGTTGCAAGTTTCCGGCATGGGCTTGTCTCTGCAAAATGAGACTATTTACCTGCAACTGATACATCCGGTACCGGTAAGTTTAGCCAGTCATGCCGAAGCTTTGCGCAGCGCCTGGGGCGAGTATCAGGTCCGGTCTTTAGGTCGTGGTAGCCTCAAGACCATGTATATTTTTACTTTGACGCTGACTTTGCTGCTGGCTATTTTTGCAGCGATTACTAGTGCCTTCCTGATCTCCGGCGAATTGGCCAGGCCCTTGCTGTTGTTGGCAGAGGGAACCAAGGCGGTCGCCGAAGGGAATTTATCGCCACGTCCTATCGTCACTAGTTCTGATGAGCTGGGTAGCTTGACCCAGTCTTTTAACATCATGACGCGCCAGTTATTTGATGCCCGTGCCTCGGTAGAAAAAAATCGCAATGAATTGGAAAACGCCAAGGCCTATCTAGAATCGGTGTTGGCAAATATGTCGGCTGGGGTAATGGTGCTGGATCAAAGCGCCAAATTAGTCACCTGCAATGAGTCGGTAGAGCGGATTTTACAGCGTAGTTTTGAAACCGAAATCGGCAAACCTTTGGCTGAGATCGATGGCATGCAGACCTTTGCTGCGGCCATAGATCAAGCCTTTTCCGAGCAACATGCACATTCGGCGGCGGGTGGTGAAGATGAAAATCAGCAGCATTGGCAGCAGCAGATAGAAGTGCCAAGGCCGCAAGCAATTAAGCACGATGAGACTCATAGTGGAACCATCAGCGCCGTGAATAATGAATCCGATCAGCGCATCACTTTGTTGGCGCGTGGTTCCCATTTACCGGTGGCTGCCGCGATCGGCTATGTGGTGGTATTTGATGACATCAGTAGTATTATCTCGGCGCAGCGCTCTATCGCTTGGGGCGAAGTGGCGCGCCGTTTGGCGCATGAAATCAAAAACCCTCTGACACCGATACAATTATCCGCCGAACGTTTGCAAATGAAATTGCAGGGCAAGTTAAGCGAGAGTGATATCTTGATACTCAATAAGAGCACCAGCACCATCGTCAATCAAGTCACCTCGATGAAACGTATGGTGGATGATTTTAGTGACTACTCCAGAACGCCACCAGCGGTCTTAAACTCCTTAAACTTATCGGCCCTAATTGACGATGTTTTACATTTGTACATGGAAGGCGATGGTCGCGATGCGATCCATCTTCATCTGGCTCCCGAGCTGCCAAATGTGATGGGCGATGTTACCCAATTGCGTCAGGTCATCCATAATCTGCTGCAAAATGCACAAGACGCGGTCGCCGATAATGCCAAGTCCAATCAAGCCGCACATATCGATGTCGTCACCGAAATAGTCCGCTATACCAGTGCCGACAAGACTGACCGGTCGGCGGTTCGGCTTTCCATCATCGACAATGGACCGGGATTTTCCAGCAAAATTTTGGCGCGTGCCTTTGAGCCGTATGCCACTTCCAAGCCGCGCGGTACCGGTTTAGGCCTGGCGATGGTGAAGAAAATCATTGATGAACATGGCGGTAGAGTCGATATTCAAAATCGTAGTGATACAAACGGTGCAAAAATATCGATTTTGCTGTTAAAGTTAGCACCGGATTCGTAG